The Urocitellus parryii isolate mUroPar1 chromosome 13, mUroPar1.hap1, whole genome shotgun sequence nucleotide sequence gtgacagAAGGAGCCCTAGAAGGGAGAGAACCATCCATCCAAGACAGCAGTCcgggtggttgggtggttgggtggttgggtgcggggaggggaggggcaggggaggcatcccttccccggtgaatccagtaccatccatcctctacccagaaagtgagccccCCAAGCCCGGCTCGGCTGCTGAAGAACAGGCAGAGCgcctgcgggctgcgggctgcgggctgcgggctgctgaTTCTTGCTTTCACTGTGGTTGGTGCTGATACCCTTTCCGTTttcggtttgtttgttttttaatttttgtttccgtTTTGtttcctcaccccccaccccccacagacgGACAGCCAGAGGAGGAGTTCTCGGAGGCGCCCACCATGTCTTTCGAGGCGTACCTCACGTATGATGAGCggcctgggaagaagaagaaaaaggcgaAGACTTCGGCCAAGGCACGGAAAGCAGAAGCTTCCAAGAGGTCGAGCCAACACCTGGACTCGGCggagaactttcctcctctggtgaCTGCAAAGCAGTCGGCGGGGCCGCAGCCTGCCCAAGGCCAAGGCGGTGGGGCCAggatggaaggggtctcccgagaAGCCGCTGCGGTGCTGCCTGGCACGCCGTCCCCCAGCCTGTGGGACCCACCCAGTCCCCCtcctgatgaggatgatgatgcgcCGATGAGCTTCTTTGCACCCCATGCAACAGCGCTCTCTTcacctcagaaagaggaagaagctggcttcGCTGGAATGCGAACTAATTCCAGGACACCCGTGTTCTCTGGTGGCAAACGTGACCATCTCGCCCACACGACCTGGCTCCCACGGGGCAGCCAGGGAGTTGCAGACCAGGATTCCCTGTGGGAAGAGAGGGCGCTCCCGCATTCTCCTTTCGGGTCTGCTCTGGACAATTGCACACCCGAGCAGCTGTACCACGCGGAGAGATGCCACCAAGGGACCGCGGAAGAGTCAGATGGGCTCTGGAGACTGCACTGTGGCCAAGAATTTAAGGGAGAAACGCCTAAGGAGAACGAGTCCTGGAGGGAGATGTACCTGCGGCTTCAGGACGCCCGAGAGCAGCGACTGCGAGCACTCACCTCCCAAATACGATCCAGACATCCTCAAGAGCCCCGAGGCCGACAAACCAAGATGGTCTATTTCAAGTCACCCGGTGAGGTTCCAAGGAGGCACGGCCAGTTTGGGACACTAGCAGCGGCCGCCTCAGGAAGACCCAACTTCCaaccagcccaggaccccaggggaggcagagacacgccctccagcaccagcagcagcagcagcagcagcagcagcagcagcagcagcagcagctgcagaggcatcagaggcagcagcttGGATGCTACAAGTGAGACCGCAGCAGAGGCCTCTTGGAACCCTGTCAGAGCTCACCGCGGGGCACCAGTGGCCAACACCAGAAAAGCCAAGGCTAAGGACATCCCCCCACTCTTGGCCAAGACCCTTAAGGACTACAGGAGAGTCATCTCCCGAAGATGAACTCAgcccttgccttggacatttgcgatTTCCAAAGGAGGCTTCGATCTCTGCCAAACGTGGactctctgccctgtgcttt carries:
- the LOC144249961 gene encoding elongin-A-like encodes the protein MASEEVLLRAVRKLQGRLATRTRPDKLQKYLQQLSALPLTAHILQETGVRKMVKSLRHHELLGGPARDLAARWKKLALLEADPGRGPHDSQLAKEITDTGSRENSRKLGSPSRRTGHGPKKHRDLERSPRRERREDGSKKRPRLAALPAPWRSWDGCPARASGGPTGPHPMCGDHSASPEDTEPSARGRVPVEGRDGPFQATTGLPRASALHGPRGKHDLLPRARETDDQLEDPNESEPPKPGSAAEEQAERLRAAGCGLRAADSCFHCDGQPEEEFSEAPTMSFEAYLTYDERPGKKKKKAKTSAKARKAEASKRSSQHLDSAENFPPLVTAKQSAGPQPAQGQGGGARMEGVSREAAAVLPGTPSPSLWDPPSPPPDEDDDAPMSFFAPHATALSSPQKEEEAGFAGMRTNSRTPVFSGGKRDHLAHTTWLPRGSQGVADQDSLWEERALPHSPFGSALDNCTPEQLYHAERCHQGTAEESDGLWRLHCGQEFKGETPKENESWREMYLRLQDAREQRLRALTSQIRSRHPQEPRGRQTKMVYFKSPVANTRKAKAKDIPPLLAKTLKDYRRVISRR